A stretch of the Thunnus thynnus chromosome 7, fThuThy2.1, whole genome shotgun sequence genome encodes the following:
- the phf12b gene encoding PHD finger protein 12 — protein sequence MWDKMETPTIVYDLDTSGGLMEQIQTLLAPPKSEEVEKRSRKLVRDVRRSGRATNHDTCDSCREGGDLLCCDHCPAAFHLQCCNPPLSEEMLPPGEWMCHRCNVRKKKREQKSEQTNGLLERSSSKRSASPAVELELNAGPLRLDGLPPGAGAAGPGLRVAQVRLLDRRASSRPSSRPGTPTSNTSSTPTPSEEQNDGEEEAAEPEDEVQGAEVESATVSAPTPRLLKRPFQLLIAAAMERNPTQFQLPSELTCTTALPGSSKRRRKEELLGKPFRRPQHELDPNGLVPLPVKVCFSCNRSCRLAPLIQCDYCPLLFHMDCLDPPLTALPAGKWMCPNHVEHLVLNQRSLSLSSRCQLFDQFQDRMSQHAVKLDFLRRVHRQNAPNRRTTHQHNKRTIKVPDAIKSQYRNPPTTLLPAGVRQLELVCSPVPEHQPSKHLTTQAEQQEWLQDVIALQCSIMRHLSTKQKASSTLSSVTLSAEWDSEQKASAKSCVTSEDIKTQASLGRTTSPEPCSKPCSTPDDPQGGSLSQDTQAELGACKCSMTPCQNCRKPNGPLAEEGQPPKANGPVDCNSASESCRQTELQHRLKPSTTPDSAAASGLVNHIGTETVKKEPESTTEACAQKHCPAAPTIWPHSGQQNHRSSDEKPSFSITSSARSDTPSKGNQEHDSAKLGSSSPTPDIKAGPGLMDSLLPSTLSSFTNLSSCMKEGMDEDGRIELDKLDAEMIKLLAWQRIQQLFPCKAPSTPPPPPPPPPPPPPPPPPPPANSAAPKTPSPRPDSQKKVQARAVFYPLTGKGGAVSMCYRTLYIGSGADMDVCLTNYGHCNYISGKHACIFYDENTKHYELLNYSEHGTTVDNVLYSCDFSEKASPSPPSGLVAKVQGIIRRSKKREEDEGPSSVVGLLPAGGVMSSQPQGGSELTCSCKASSSSMIGGSGAGWEGTALLHHGSYIKLGCLQFVFSITEFATKQPKEEQTTTPAAGCTSSSTTSTAPTNSTSTPPPNTATASSPSSQDEADTETVPSHQVPALHSNSVP from the exons ATGTGGGACAAAATGGAGACCCCGACGATTGTGTACGATTTGGATACCTCTGGGGGCTTAATGGAG CAAATCCAAACACTGCTGGCGCCCCCGAAGTCCGAGGAGGTAGAGAAGAGGAGTCGGAAGTTGGTGAGGGACGTCCGGAGGAGCGGCAGGGCCACCAACCACGACACCTGTGACAGTTGCCGGGAGGGGGGAGATCTGCTGTGTTGTGATCACTGTCCTGCAGCCTTCCACCTCCAGTGCTG CAACCCACCTCTAAGTGAAGAAATGCTTCCCCCAGGGGAATGGATGTGTCATCGCTGCAATGTTCGCAAAAAG AAGCGAGAACAGAAGTCAGAACAGACCAACGGCCTACTGGAAAGGTCCTCCTCCAAGCGATCTGCGTCCCCAGCTGTGGAGCTGGAGCTTAATGCTGGCCCACTGCGGCTCGACGGCCTGCCTCCgggagcaggagcagcagggcCCGGTCTACGAGTGGCCCAGGTACGCCTCTTGGACCGCAGGGCCAGCAGCAGACCGAGCAGCCGGCCCGGCACGCCCACCTCCAACACTTCATCCACACCAACCCCCTCAGAGGAGCAGAACGacggggaggaggaggcagcgGAGCCTGAAGATGAAGTTCAGGGCGCAGAGGTTGAGAGCGCCACAGTATCTGCTCCAACACCACGCCTCCTCAAGAGGCCCTTTCAGCTGCTAATAGCAGCCGCTATGGAGAGAAACCCCACTCAATTCCAGCTGCCCAGCGAGCTCACCTGCACCACTGCACTGCCAG GCAGCAGTAAacggaggagaaaagaggagttACTTGGGAAGCCATTCAGGAGGCCTCAGCATGAACTGGATCCCAATGGTCTGGTCCCTCTACCAGTTAAAGTCTGCTTTTCATGCAACAG GAGTTGCAGGTTGGCTCCATTGATCCAGTGTGACTATTGTCCCCTTCTGTTCCATATGGACTGTCTGGACCCTCCACTTACAGCCTTACCTGCTGGCAAATGGATGTGCCCAAACCATGTGGAGCACTTAGTG CTGAATCAGAGGAGCCTGAGCCTCTCCAGCCGCTGTCAGCTCTTCGACCAGTTCCAGGACAGAATGTCCCAACACGCCGTCAAGCTGGACTTCCTACGTAGAGTCCATCGGCAGAACGCACCCAACCGGCGCACCACTCACCAGCACAACAAGAGGACCATCAAG GTGCCAGATGCCATCAAGTCTCAGTACAGGAATCCTCCCACCACGCTGCTTCCTGCAGGGGTGCGTCAGCTGGAGCTGGTCTGTAGCCCTGTTCCTGAACACCAGCCCTCAAAGCACCTCACCACACAGGCTGAGCAGCAGGAG TGGCTTCAGGATGTCATCGCCCTCCAGTGCAGCATCATGCGACACCTATCCACCAAGCAAAAGGCTTCATCCACGCTGTCATCAGTAACACTGTCAGCAGAGTGGGACTCTGAGCAGAAAGCCAGTGCTAAATCTTGTGTAACATCAGAGGACATTAAAACTCAGGCCTCTTTAGGAAGGACTACTTCCCCTGAACCCTGCTCTAAACCCTGCAGTACACCTGATGACCCCCAGGGGGGTTCTCTATCACAGGACACCCAAGCAGAGCTGGGTGCTTGTAAATGCAGCATGACACCCTGCCAGAACTGTAGGAAACCCAACGGACCTCTAGCAGAGGAGGGTCAGCCTCCCAAAGCCAACGGACCTGTAGACTGTAACAGTGCATCAGAGTCCTGCAGGCAGACGgagctgcagcacagactgAAGCCCAGCACAACCCCAGACTCAGCTGCTGCCTCTGGGCTGGTGAACCATATAGGAACAGAAACAGTTAAAAAGGAGCCTGAGAGCACTACAGAGGCCTGCGCTCAGAAACACTGCCCCGCTGCCCCCACGATATGGCCCCACAGTGGCCAGCAGAACCACAGGAGCAGCGACGAAAAACCCTCCTTCTCCATCACCAGCAGTGCCCGCTCAGATACACCATCTAAAGGCAACCAGGAGCATGACTCAGCAAAGCTGGGATCATCATCACCAACTCCag ATATCAAGGCTGGTCCTGGACTGATGGACTCGCTGCTGCCCAGcaccctctcctccttcactaACTTGTCCAGCTGCATGAAAGAGGGGATGGACGAAGATGGGA ggattGAGCTGGACAAACTGGATGCAGAGATGATCAAGCTGCTGGCCTGGCAGAGGATCCAGCAGCTCTTCCCCTGCAAAGCACCCagtactcctcctcctcctcctcctcctcctcctcctcctcctcctcctccacctcctcctccagccaACAGTGCTGCCCCCAAAACCCCATCACCCCGCCCTGACA GTCAGAAGAAGGTGCAGGCTCGAGCCGTCTTCTACCCTCTGACAGGAAAAGGAGGAGCCGTCAGCATGTGCTACAGGACGTTATACATAGGATCTG GTGCTGACATGGACGTGTGCCTTACAAACTACGGTCATTGTAACTACATATCGGGGAAACATGCCTGTATATTCTATGATGAG AATACCAAGCATTATGAGCTGCTCAACTACAGCGAGCACGGCACCACGGTGGACAACGTCCTCTACTCCTGTGATTTCTCTGAGAAGGCCTCGCCGTCTCCACCCAGCGGCCTGGTGGCTAAAGTCCAAGGCATCATCC GTCGCAGTAAGAAGCGGGAGGAGGACGAGGGTCCTAGCTCTGTGGTGGGTTTGTTGCCAGCTGGCGGAGTGATGAGCAGCCAGCCTCAGGGCGGCTCCGAGCTGACATGCAGCTGcaaggctagcagctccagcaTGATCGGAGGCAGCGGGGCGGGCTGGGAGGGCACAGCGCTGCTCCACCACGGCAGCTACATCAAGTTGGGCTGCCTCCAGTTCGTCTTCAGCATCACCGAGTTCGCCACTAAGCAGCCCAAAGAGGAGCAGACCACCACGCCTGCCGCTGGttgcaccagcagcagcactaCCAGCACCGCCCCCACCAACTCCACCTCCACACCTCCTCCCAACACTGCCACAGCCAGCAGCCCCTCCAGCCAGGACGAGGCCGACACTGAGACTGTCCCCTCTCACCAAGTGCCCGCACTGCACTCCAACTCTGTTCCATAA